CCTTCCCGCTGCGACGCGCACGACCGGATCTGCCGAGGCAGAAGGTGCCGGAGGGGCACACCCCGATGAGCTGGCTGCGCCGGCTGGTGTGGGATGCCGTCCCCGCCAGGTATCCCCGCCTCGACGACGACGGGCGAGCCAGGATCGACCGCGAACTGAACGTGATCGAGGAGAAGGATTTCCCCGGCTACTTCCTGATCGTGCACGGGATCGTCGCCGAGGCGAAGCGTCGCGGCATCCTCTGCCAGGGGCGAGGATCTGCTGCGGCGAGCGCCGTCTGCTATCTGCTCGGCATCACCGCGGTCGACCCGATCCTCTACGGGCTGCCGTTCGAGCGGTTCCTCGCCAGCACCCGCACCGAAGAGCCCGACATAGATGTGGACTTCGACTCCGGGCGACGCGAGGAGATCATCCAGTGGGTCTACGAGCAGTACGGGCGTGAACGCGCGGCGCAGGTGGCGAACGTCATCCAGTACCGTCCGAAGAACGCCGTGCGCGACATGGCGAGAGCACTGGGATACTCCCCCGGACAGCAGGATGCCTGGTCACGTCAGGTCGACGGCTGGGGTGCCGACCTCATGCCCGTGGACGGCCATGACATCCCCGAGACTGTGCTGGAGTACGCCAGCGATGTGCTGAAAGCGCCACGGCACCTCGGCATCCACTCCGGCGGAATGGTGCTCACCGCGCGCCCGGTCGGAGAGGTCGTGCCGGTCGAGCACGCCCGGATGGAGAATCGCACCGTCATCCAGTGGGACAAGGACGACGCCGCCTGGATGGGACTGGTGAAGTTCGACCTGCTGGGGCTGGGGATGCTCGCCGCCCTGCAGAACTGCTTCGAGATCATCGCCGCAACCACCGGGGAGAGCTGGACGCTGGAGACCATCCCCAAGGAGGAGCCGGCGGTCTACGACATGCTCTGCCGCGCCGACTCGATCGGGGTGTTCCAGGTGGAATCGCGTGCGCAGATCGGCCTGCTCCCCCGGCTGCAGCCCCGCTGCTTCTACGATCTCGCCATCCAGATCGCCCTCATCCGCCCCGGTCCGATCCAGGGCGGTGCGGTGCACCCCTTCGTACGCCGCAAGATGGAGAAGGACCGCATCGACGAGGAGAATCGTCGCCGGGCAGCCCGCGGCGAGGCTCCGACGCCACCGATGGAGATCCCCTACCCGCACCCGGTCCTCAAGCCGGCGTTGGAGCGCACGCTCGGCATTCCCATCTTCCAGGAGCAGCTCATCCAGATGGCCACGACGATCGGCGACTGCACGGCCGACGAGGCTGACACCCTCCGTCGTGCCATGGGCTCCAAGCGCGGTCTGGAGCGGATCGACAGCATCCGCGACAAGCTGTACGCCGGCATGGCGCGGCACGGCCTTTCTCATGAGCAGGCCGATCGCATCTACGAGCAGATCCAGGCGTTCTCGAACTTCGGCTTCGCCGAGTCGCACTCCCTGTCGTTCGCGCTGCTCGTCTACGCCAGCTCCTGGCTGAAACTGCACTACCCCGCCGCCTTCCTCGCCGGTCTCCTGCGCTCCCAGCCGATGGGCTTCTACTCCGCGTCGACGCTCACCGCTGATGCCAGGCGGCACGGTGTGGAGGTGCGCAGGCCAGACCTCCACGCATCGGCGGCGACCGACTCCCTGGAGCCCCTGTCTCTGGAAGACCTGACGGATTCCCCCGCTCAGACCGGGCGGGACTCCTGCCGCACGTACGAGCAGCCGGCTGCGCCCCGTTTCGACAGGAATGCACCGGATGAGTCGGCAGAGCACCGTCGTGACGGCGCCTTCGCCGTGCGCCTCGGCCTCAGCGAGGTACGCGGGATAGGAAAGTCGATGGCGGAACGCATCGTGGCAGAGCGGGAGGCGAACGGCCCCTACCGTGACCTGCACGATCTGGTGCGGCGCACGGATGCCACAGCCGCTCAGCTGGAGTCTCTGGCCACGGCGGGCGCCTTCGAATGTCTCGGGCTGAAGCGCCGCGAGGCGATCTGGCTCGCAGGCGCCGCCGCATCCGACCGCGCCCGCTTCCTGCCCGGCACGACCGTGTCGGTGCAGCCTCCGCTGTTCACCGACCAGACGAGCTATGAGCAGCTGGCCGCAGATCTCTCCGCCACCGGCGTCTCCACGGATGACCATCCGATGGCGCACTTCCGCTCCGCACTGGGCGAGCGGGGCGTGCTCACCGCCGCGCAGCTGCGCGAGCATGAGGTCGGACGGCGCATCGAGGTCGCCGGTCTCGTCACTCACCGGCAGCGCCCTGCGACAGCGGCCGGGGTCACGTTCCTGAACCTCGAGGACGAGCACGGACTCGTCAACGTGGTCTGTTCGACCGGGGTCTGGAACCGCTATCGACGAGTCGCAAGAGACTCGCCGGCGCTGATCGTCCGCGGCATGCTGGAGCGTTCCCCCGAGGGCGTCATCAATGTGCTCGCAGACGGATTCCAGGATCTGCGCACCGGCATCGAGCATCGATCCCGCGACTTCCGATGAGCGTGTCACCACCTCGCCATCAACTGCTATTTTCAGAGAATGGTGAATTTAGATCGACGGCTACCCCGCCCCGGCTGCGATCTGCGGTTCTTCGACAGCGGCGGAACCGGTCATGGCGTCGTCTTCACGCACGGCGCGGGGGTGGACCATTCGATGTTCGATGCTCAGGCGCGCGCCGCACAGGAGGCAGGGTTCCGCGTCATCTGCTGGGATCTTCGCGGACATGGCGCATCCGTTCTCGATGACGGCATCCGCTTTCGCGCAGCG
The DNA window shown above is from Microbacterium murale and carries:
- a CDS encoding error-prone DNA polymerase — translated: MGFHNPPLTWKELEQTLSGRAPSEPAELRPRPDPGPISRRRVPTPPPTVIPPEDAVPYAELHAHTSYSFLDGASSSEDLLAEAARLGLTALAITDHDGFYGAARFAEVADLMKSGLQTVFGAELSLGLPAPQGGVPDPVGEHLLVLARGLEGYHRLAGAITRAQLRGGEKGRPVYDLDDLASSADGNWTILTGCRKGGVRQGLAAGDAATPLRRLVDLFGRDNVAVELFDHGDPQDTRRNDALTDLATEHRLPVVATNNVHYATPERAGLAEAMAAVRAVRSMDDLDGWLPSHGAAHLRSGAEMTARFQRYPGAISHGLLIAEESAFPLRRARPDLPRQKVPEGHTPMSWLRRLVWDAVPARYPRLDDDGRARIDRELNVIEEKDFPGYFLIVHGIVAEAKRRGILCQGRGSAAASAVCYLLGITAVDPILYGLPFERFLASTRTEEPDIDVDFDSGRREEIIQWVYEQYGRERAAQVANVIQYRPKNAVRDMARALGYSPGQQDAWSRQVDGWGADLMPVDGHDIPETVLEYASDVLKAPRHLGIHSGGMVLTARPVGEVVPVEHARMENRTVIQWDKDDAAWMGLVKFDLLGLGMLAALQNCFEIIAATTGESWTLETIPKEEPAVYDMLCRADSIGVFQVESRAQIGLLPRLQPRCFYDLAIQIALIRPGPIQGGAVHPFVRRKMEKDRIDEENRRRAARGEAPTPPMEIPYPHPVLKPALERTLGIPIFQEQLIQMATTIGDCTADEADTLRRAMGSKRGLERIDSIRDKLYAGMARHGLSHEQADRIYEQIQAFSNFGFAESHSLSFALLVYASSWLKLHYPAAFLAGLLRSQPMGFYSASTLTADARRHGVEVRRPDLHASAATDSLEPLSLEDLTDSPAQTGRDSCRTYEQPAAPRFDRNAPDESAEHRRDGAFAVRLGLSEVRGIGKSMAERIVAEREANGPYRDLHDLVRRTDATAAQLESLATAGAFECLGLKRREAIWLAGAAASDRARFLPGTTVSVQPPLFTDQTSYEQLAADLSATGVSTDDHPMAHFRSALGERGVLTAAQLREHEVGRRIEVAGLVTHRQRPATAAGVTFLNLEDEHGLVNVVCSTGVWNRYRRVARDSPALIVRGMLERSPEGVINVLADGFQDLRTGIEHRSRDFR